Proteins encoded in a region of the Devosia sp. RR2S18 genome:
- a CDS encoding TlyA family RNA methyltransferase has translation MSDRIRLDLALEQRGLVPSRARARDAIQRGTVTINGAPAIKPNQMVGHADKVALSDPAANYVSRAALKLIAGLDARNIEVSGKICLDVGASTGGFTQVLMERGARRIYAVDVGHDQLHQRLRGSDRIVSMEGVNARDLTAEDIPEPIDLVVSDVSFVSVTKVLAAPLALCSSAAEAVILFKPQFEVGRENVGKGGIVTDQAAVERALAEVIAFVEIHGFQKLLSIPSPISGGDGNQETVLVFGRGT, from the coding sequence GTGAGCGACCGCATCCGACTCGATCTGGCGCTTGAGCAGCGTGGCCTTGTTCCCAGCCGAGCCCGGGCCCGTGACGCCATCCAGCGCGGCACGGTCACCATTAATGGTGCCCCTGCGATCAAGCCCAACCAGATGGTGGGCCACGCCGATAAAGTCGCGCTCAGCGACCCCGCTGCCAACTATGTATCGCGTGCAGCACTCAAGCTGATCGCGGGCCTGGACGCTCGCAATATTGAGGTTTCCGGCAAGATTTGTCTCGATGTCGGCGCCTCGACCGGCGGTTTTACGCAGGTCCTGATGGAGCGTGGCGCCCGCCGCATCTATGCGGTTGATGTCGGCCACGATCAATTGCACCAGCGGTTGCGCGGCAGTGATCGCATCGTCAGCATGGAAGGCGTCAACGCGCGGGATCTTACGGCAGAGGACATTCCCGAGCCGATCGACCTGGTGGTTTCCGACGTGAGCTTCGTCTCGGTGACCAAGGTGCTCGCCGCACCACTAGCTCTCTGCAGTTCTGCCGCCGAAGCAGTAATCCTGTTCAAGCCGCAATTCGAGGTCGGCCGCGAAAACGTGGGTAAGGGTGGTATCGTCACCGACCAAGCCGCGGTCGAGCGCGCCTTGGCCGAGGTCATCGCCTTTGTGGAGATACACGGATTTCAAAAACTTCTGTCCATCCCCTCCCCCATCAGCGGCGGTGACGGCAATCAGGAAACCGTCCTGGTGTTCGGGCGCGGCACCTAG
- the aroC gene encoding chorismate synthase, whose translation MSFNTFGHLFRFTTWGESHGPALGVVVDGCPPGLLLTPEMIQRDLDRRKPGQSKFTTQRREEDQVIILSGVFEDERTDGPRTTGTPISLLIENTDQRSKDYADIRDKYRPGHADYTYDQKYGVRDYRGGGRTSARETAARVAAGAVARQVLGGVTVRASLVQIGPHKIDYDNFDWDQVGQNPFFCADPTAAEMWADYLDGIRKDGNSVGAVIEVVAEGVPAGWGAPIYSKLSADLASAMMSINAVKAVEIGAGFEAASLTGSENADQMRAGEGKPYFLSNQAGGILGGISNGDPIVCRFAVKPTSSILTSRQTVTTQNEDADIVTKGRHDPCVGIRAVPVGEAMMACVLADHYLRHRGQTGREGAVGFERN comes from the coding sequence ATGTCGTTCAATACCTTCGGACATCTCTTCCGCTTCACCACCTGGGGCGAGAGCCACGGCCCCGCATTGGGCGTCGTGGTGGACGGTTGCCCCCCAGGCCTGCTGCTGACGCCCGAAATGATCCAGCGCGATCTGGATCGGCGCAAGCCGGGCCAGTCCAAGTTCACCACGCAGCGGCGCGAGGAAGATCAGGTAATCATCCTCTCCGGCGTCTTCGAGGATGAACGTACCGATGGGCCCCGCACAACTGGAACGCCGATCTCGCTACTGATCGAGAACACCGACCAGCGCTCCAAAGACTATGCTGACATTCGTGACAAGTACCGTCCGGGCCACGCTGATTATACCTACGACCAGAAGTACGGCGTCCGGGATTATCGCGGCGGTGGTCGGACTTCCGCCCGCGAGACGGCAGCGCGTGTCGCAGCGGGCGCTGTGGCGCGGCAGGTGTTGGGGGGCGTAACGGTGCGCGCTAGCCTTGTGCAAATTGGCCCGCACAAGATCGACTACGATAATTTTGATTGGGACCAGGTGGGCCAAAACCCCTTCTTCTGTGCGGACCCCACGGCCGCCGAGATGTGGGCCGACTATCTCGACGGCATCCGCAAGGACGGCAATTCCGTTGGCGCGGTGATCGAGGTGGTGGCGGAAGGCGTGCCCGCCGGGTGGGGTGCTCCGATCTATAGCAAGCTGAGCGCTGATCTGGCCTCGGCGATGATGAGCATTAATGCGGTTAAGGCCGTGGAGATCGGAGCCGGCTTCGAAGCGGCAAGCCTAACCGGCAGCGAAAACGCCGACCAGATGCGCGCAGGCGAAGGGAAGCCCTACTTCCTATCCAACCAGGCGGGCGGCATTCTCGGCGGCATCTCCAATGGTGATCCGATTGTCTGCCGCTTTGCGGTCAAGCCGACCTCCTCGATCCTCACCTCGCGACAGACGGTGACCACGCAGAACGAGGATGCTGATATTGTGACCAAAGGTCGGCATGACCCCTGCGTCGGTATCCGCGCGGTGCCGGTTGGCGAGGCAATGATGGCGTGCGTACTGGCAGACCATTATCTCAGGCATCGCGGACAGACGGGGCGCGAGGGCGCCGTGGGGTTCGAGCGAAACTGA
- a CDS encoding SCO family protein: MAAKSLRTFRIVLWSLVVVVAVAATALYLFRPPARPLGLTGQEFALASTQGGTFTQEDLRGAPSLVFFGYTFCPDVCPTTLAETTAIRQELGLTPEQLRIIFVTVDPERDTLDVVKSYVEGYDPSVIGLVGDADQTEDVKAAFGAFSEKAGEPNDPYYLVNHTASTFLIDADGSFEGTIAYEEARDTAVAKVRRLVER; the protein is encoded by the coding sequence ATGGCCGCCAAATCGCTGCGCACTTTCCGCATCGTGCTGTGGAGCCTGGTGGTGGTCGTGGCCGTTGCCGCCACCGCGTTGTACCTGTTTCGCCCGCCCGCGCGGCCCCTTGGTCTCACCGGGCAGGAATTTGCGCTTGCCTCGACGCAAGGCGGCACCTTCACGCAGGAAGATCTGCGTGGCGCGCCGAGCCTTGTCTTTTTCGGCTACACCTTCTGCCCCGACGTCTGCCCGACCACACTAGCCGAGACCACGGCCATCCGGCAGGAACTGGGCCTGACACCGGAGCAGTTGCGCATCATTTTTGTGACTGTCGATCCTGAGCGCGACACCCTCGATGTGGTCAAGAGCTATGTCGAAGGGTACGATCCTTCAGTCATTGGCCTCGTCGGTGATGCCGACCAGACCGAAGACGTCAAGGCCGCCTTCGGCGCCTTCTCGGAAAAGGCGGGCGAGCCGAATGACCCCTATTATCTGGTCAACCATACCGCTTCGACCTTCCTCATCGACGCCGACGGTTCCTTCGAGGGCACGATCGCCTATGAAGAAGCCCGCGACACGGCCGTTGCCAAGGTTCGTCGGTTGGTGGAGCGGTGA
- a CDS encoding exodeoxyribonuclease VII small subunit, giving the protein MADNDDVKTLTFEAALQQLEEIVGKLESGRAPLAESIAIYERGEALKAHCETLLRTAEARIEKITLSRDGRATGTEPLDA; this is encoded by the coding sequence ATGGCCGACAATGATGACGTCAAGACCTTGACCTTCGAAGCTGCACTGCAGCAACTCGAGGAAATCGTCGGCAAGCTGGAATCGGGTCGCGCACCGCTGGCTGAGTCGATCGCCATCTATGAGCGCGGCGAAGCGCTAAAGGCTCATTGCGAAACGCTGCTGCGGACTGCCGAGGCGCGGATCGAGAAGATCACGCTGTCGCGCGACGGCCGTGCCACCGGCACCGAACCGCTGGACGCCTGA
- a CDS encoding histidine phosphatase family protein → MTTTWPDFYFARHGETDWNREQRYQGSRDIPLNRTGQLQADANGILLRQLLEQDGVNPTTLNWFASPLSRASETMDRMRAAFDVELPPVIKDRRLIEISFGTLEGRLHSEIDREHARAPGERDESYWGFRPEGGENYDDVAARLLDFARELTHHSVVVAHGGVLRVLRHLIEGTPRAEVLNWPPPQGVVVRFMGGGMTLHAAENIWEEID, encoded by the coding sequence ATGACCACGACTTGGCCGGACTTCTACTTCGCCCGCCATGGCGAGACCGACTGGAATCGCGAGCAGCGCTATCAGGGCAGCCGCGATATTCCGCTCAACCGTACCGGCCAGTTGCAGGCGGATGCCAATGGCATCCTGCTGCGGCAGTTGCTAGAGCAGGATGGCGTCAATCCCACCACGCTCAACTGGTTCGCTTCGCCGCTCAGCCGGGCCTCCGAGACCATGGACCGGATGCGCGCGGCCTTCGACGTCGAACTGCCGCCGGTGATCAAGGATAGGCGGCTGATTGAAATCTCCTTCGGCACGCTTGAAGGTCGGCTCCATTCGGAGATCGATCGCGAGCACGCGCGGGCACCCGGCGAGCGGGACGAGAGCTATTGGGGCTTTCGGCCCGAGGGTGGAGAGAACTATGACGACGTGGCGGCGCGTCTGCTCGATTTCGCCCGCGAGCTGACGCATCATTCCGTAGTGGTCGCTCATGGCGGGGTGCTGCGTGTGCTGCGGCACCTGATCGAGGGAACGCCCCGCGCCGAGGTGCTGAACTGGCCACCGCCGCAGGGCGTGGTGGTGCGGTTCATGGGCGGCGGCATGACCCTGCATGCCGCAGAGAACATCTGGGAAGAGATCGACTGA